The sequence ATCTCTCCAACAGTACAGACCAGGGAACCAGAAAGAGATTCAACTGCAAAACCATTGCATTGACCATCATATGATAGAAAATCCTTGGGACGTTTGCAAAGGCTTTCCAATAGAACAATTAATTCAGCAGCAGCAGCCATAGGATCCTGGCGCATGGACATTGGGACTGTTCCAGCATGCCCTTGTGAACCTCTCACTGTTACCTGCAAAGTGAATGCATCTAAGACTTGCTAGCTCAGAAAGCagttaaattttgatgaaaacCCCCAGGATGATTGAAAACATTGCTATTAAATAGGTTGCCAAATGGTTACTAAGAAATCATATGATCAGCCCATTGgtttatattatttagtttGTCTCTATATGCAGACCTATATCCCCCTATAGCAATAACTTGACAGATTGGTGTGGTAACTCAACATATATGCCACTGTAACAAAAATGAGTCTAAActctaaatttgaaaacaagCAAATCCAATTTCTTGTGGTCACCAAAAAGGACGAGGTAACCTATTCGAGACTCTTCAAACTCCAAGATCAAATGAAACAAGTGTTCAATACCTTTAGCCGTGTCTGTCCTGCTATGCCTTTCACCACAGCTAGAGGAAGACCAATCCCTTCTAGCACAGGTCCTTGTTCAATGTGAACCTGCAGCATGGAACCAATACAAAAGCATAATAAGCATTGAAAATTAGAGTCTAAAATAACTCCGTTCTATAATGGACTCACAACTCTGCAATACAGTCAGCATTGGTTAAGATACCTCAACATAACCCCAAACAGATTTTGGGTCATACTTCAGTTGAGACAATGTTTCCTCTGTAGCTTCTATAGAGTTATCCATAAGAGCATTTTGCACTGTTACACCACTGAACGAGGATTATGCATAAATATATAGGGAATAAACAGTGTAACAAATATACACAATTTAAGTTACTGGATCAAAACCTCTTATCAGATATCTGCAAGGCTGAAGCTGGTAAAACACCAGCTACAGCTGCACTTCCTAAAAAGGTGGACTGAAACCTAACTCCCTCCTCATCACTAAATGCAATCACCTGGAAGGTTCAAGAGTAACAACCTCATATCAATAATCATAACTAATTCAAAACCTCGAGTTCAAGTTTCTGGAAGAAATGTCCAGTCCAGTATATTGTTCACAACTTGTGAAGCACAAAAGGGTTCTAATTTTGAGGGATTGCATTTATATTGGTTTCAGTTTAGGTGAGTAAGATGCGTTATaggacaaaaataataataatgagatcatGCAATGCACCAGTCAAGAAAGTTTTCAACAAATGATACCAATAAAGCTAGGAGATGGTATTTCACAGACCTCAATTGGCCGCCTCAACTTCTGTAACTTGGCAGTGATATTCAAAACCTTCAATGCAGAGATAGCAGAAATTATGCCTAGTGACCCATCAAATATTCCAGCATCAACAACCGTATCCTATTCAAAAAACGAAGCACCATCAACAAGAGTATCCACATGCTACACTTTTGTCAACATGTCAAATGGGAAATGTAAAatggaaattatattaaaactaaGATGAGTATGAAGCATCACCAAATGAGAACCAATTAACAAAGCATCAGCACTTGGATTCATTCCTTCAACTCGACCATGTACATTGCCCATTTGGTCTATCCACCTGGAAATCAGCAGTAGTGTTAATCTTGTTTATGAAACACCAACTCAGCAAAAAAAGATGGAATGCTAACGTTCTCAAACCGGCATCCTCCATCCATTCTCGAATAAGATTTCCTGCCCTTATAGACGCTGGACTCAAGAAGGTCCGCTCAAGATAGCCCTCAGCATCGCTTACCTGTTAAATCAGACAATAATATTagcattttcaaattcttccttatgcaaaaggaaaataaaattagagaatCAGATAAAAACATTTGGCTTAATTTTGGCAAACAAGTGatggaaattttcaattaattatctACAACTGATTCAATCAGAAGTAACAACAATTTATTTAAGCACTGATCGAAGTTTGTTTAAGTACCTTTCCAAGTTCATATAGCCTTGCCACTGCTTCTTCCCGTAGAACTTCAGGAAACAAATCACTGTTGTTGCCCTCTGTATCTTCAATAACCCACACCTAATAATGTCAGAGAATTCCAGCATTGCAATTGAAACAAATACACATGAATGTTCATGATATAACACCAAAAGATGGGTCCAAAAAGGTACATTTTCTTCATTTACATATTaacagcagcagcaacaacaacaaaagtaatatttataaTGATGCTAACGAAGCTAAATTAATAGAATTAAGGCATGTAGGGCCACCCCTGCTTATAAAAAGCTACAACACCCTTATCCCTTGTCCTCTCCTATATTTAACCCTAGTCTGGAGTTTACACGCTTCATGGAAGTAAAGAAGCGCACGAGGATGACAAAATTATATACGTTTACTAGAGAAACTATCAGAAAGTTACTACTTAATTCGGTATTTAATCCTCTACAGTTTGTTCCTGAGCCTACACAAACTCAAACTCATCTCAATGTTTTTCCATAGCCATATCTAAATCCAAGACCCCTGTGCCGGTTCATGTTCATGCTTACACCTCGAGGAATTAGAGTACAGAAAGACATTGAagcaaataagaaaaacaatagaacacacaaaaaaaaggggcaaaaatataagagaaaaaattaaataaataaaattataaaatagaacCGGCACACAAGATCAACATCATGTGAATTatcaataaaaaggaaaaactaattTACATTTGAACCTGAAATCACATGTTTCAGAGATTCAAAATAATCGTTTCTCTCGAGGCGTAGGTTGctccgtttggttgccgagaaaacggaggaaaacaaaagaaaaactacAGGAACCGAGCATGCAACCATTCGGCTTACTTCAGTGGATTTCTccattttatcttttctttttatttttcataaaatgaaatcctaaaatttattttctttccatttccagtgttttctcagcaaccaaacagatggCGAAGGAGAACCAGAACCGGTAattaaaaaaacgaaaaaataaaagagagaaacGAAATTACCAGTAAGAATATGAGCAGAAGCAAAGAAAGCCAGCAGTGAAAGCGCGAAACAGAAAGAGAAAATCGAGGATGAGGATGTGACAACGACGATCATCATTTGAGGCTTCGAGATTCTCCTCACATATGAATGAGCCATGGCTGCGCCCCAAATACTGCCACCTCCGCCGTCGCCGCCGCCACGGTCACCACCTCCACAAAACACCACAGCTGTCCACAATTGCTCTAAAATTTCCTGGTTGTACAGATCAGAGACTCGTGCCGTTttggttctctctctctctcgtgaCTGTTAATGCACCCACACGTGACTCCCGACGCCCTCtccaaaaattcaaatagaaaaaatgttttaccaTTCCATTTTTATAAGCTTGTCAAAAAATTATTCTGCTTCAAAAATTCCCATACCAaagtttatatctttttatattacTCTACATTATTTATTGGcatataattacttttttttaagcctataacaatattatttttccataaaatgataatattatggttagaatctatttaataatgattttagaaaacatttttaacttaaaatttatttatcatttaaatgttaaaaatactaaagacgtttcctaaaattacttttaatcataTTACAATTATTAGGATTAGCAAGTGAATGAATCAGCTTACACGAATGGTTAGGTtccatttaattttgaaatacttaaaaaatctataaatgGATGTGTTGTCAAATGATCAAGAATATAGTATAATATTTCATCATATAAAAGGAACAAGATAGGTTGGATTCTTGTGAGAAATTCAATTGTATGATGGGAAATGGGAAAAAATTGTGAGCGAGATACAACAAGGGGATCAGGGGATCATGCTTGACCCCACTTATCTTAGTTACCTttctaaaaagattaatttattatcactgattaattaattaattaattaattaattttaaaataaaataataaaatcattccACAGCGTTTTGACCGTATTCTTTCTGTCACATTCTTTACAATTTTCACCATATtcataatattagaaattttggTAGGATGGTGATTGTACCGACTACCGTGAGTTTTATTAGTGGCGCCGAAGTGAATCTTTTTATTGAAAACCTTATCTCTTCCAAAATTTCGAGAATATTCCAAGgagatttttaaatcaattgtGGTGGGGGAGGGTTGGCTGGGATGTGGGTCCCTCTATGGTGCGCATGTTGGCAAGCTGGAGCCTCGTCAACATGTCTAATGCGTATCTTAGTCACGCACGTTATTATTTTAGTATCATTACGCCATCCCCAGTTTCCTGGGCCCCGCACTGCTTAACGTGAGCTGCCTCCTCATTTCCCCGTCTAATTCCATCCTTTTAGGCATGATTGGGGGGTCGGATATACGTATACCTggaataaaagatattatatctCGTGAATAACCTATATTAAAAGATATGATAAATAgttagatatattattttattttatttttttaacaatctcaaatatatggaatatatatgtattaaaatttttattttttattaattttttattttttattatacctattttataaaataattttttgattataaattaaatttatgattaaaaaagaaaaattaaaaatatatttataaaaaaatattaatatataacatatcttaaattaaatataaatataatataatataacatatctcattttacatactaccttaaaatatcatattcataATATATGCATATTCAATAATAACATatcttattgaaaatattataatccaATGGATATAATATATTTGGATACACATATCCTATCTTATTCTATCTCTTTCAACTAAAcataatcttaatttttattgaatgaaaTATGATATCCATATATATACACTTATCCTATTCTATCATATCTTTTTAACCAAATGTAGTCTTAGTTTTTTATaatgggattaaaaaaaaaaaatactatgaacaaattaagagttttttttttaaaaaaaaattatttaaaaccattttttatattttagtttttaaacataattatacaataaaaataattaaaaatattaattattcttaaaaattaagaactagtctttaaattgatttttaatatttactcTTAAAATACAATTAGGAAAGCTTTTTTCTTCAATGAAAGCTTTAATtttacataatttatttaaaaaaatgtttttttctataaaagttatattttgagacatgcaaattattattaaaacttttataatattactattacAAGTGACCTTTTTTTTGGTAGAagctttaataaaataaaataaggtatTTATGGTGGCATGTGGGTGGTGACAAAATCGAGCTAAAATGCGCGTGGGCTTCTCAATTCTTGTCCAGGTAGTGTCGTTTTCTTAAAGATTCCAATGCACCCACaactcttattttattaaatattattttattcattaaattataATGCTCCTAGTGGCCTTCTCATTCTcttgataatttattatttatcaattttaataattaaaatatatgtatacacGTAATTCATGCAATCTCGACAATGTCGTGTTTGTGGTCAAGTTGGTATAATTCAaaccataattaattaaaagtttatttaattatttattactaCAAATTTGTGATTTGTCATTAGCTATGACTGTTTGTGTCGGGATAAAATTATTGCACGTGAACAGATATTgaaacatgatatatatatataattatatatatattatgaatcaacaaattttgaaagattttcaAATGTGTCCTACAAAGATTGTGTGTTAATTTGcacatatttttaagaattaagttgttaatagcTTAAGAATCCAAATCATAACCAATTAAAATATTCGAATATAATGTTTAAGAGAATGTCCTAAACTAACCCTtcgaaaatttataaaaataaaataattggcCAAGGACCCAAACCCGGTCCTCTCCAAGAGGCCTCTAGGCCGAGCCCATTTGGCCTCAAGTTAAGGTCCAAGGCTAGTGGCTGGTGTAACTACTTTTGGGCTTGAGACAGTATTGGGCCTTGATTGGTTCAGTGTGGGCTGAGCCTACCGTTCCCCAATTCACATGAGCCTACTTGGCCAAACCTAGCCCAACTCAGGGTT is a genomic window of Vitis riparia cultivar Riparia Gloire de Montpellier isolate 1030 chromosome 1, EGFV_Vit.rip_1.0, whole genome shotgun sequence containing:
- the LOC117925671 gene encoding allantoate deiminase 2 isoform X2, whose amino-acid sequence is MAHSYVRRISKPQMMIVVVTSSSSIFSFCFALSLLAFFASAHILTEGNNSDLFPEVLREEAVARLYELGKVSDAEGYLERTFLSPASIRAGNLIREWMEDAGLRTWIDQMGNVHGRVEGMNPSADALLIGSHLDTVVDAGIFDGSLGIISAISALKVLNITAKLQKLRRPIEVIAFSDEEGVRFQSTFLGSAAVAGVLPASALQISDKSGVTVQNALMDNSIEATEETLSQLKYDPKSVWGYVEVHIEQGPVLEGIGLPLAVVKGIAGQTRLKVTVRGSQGHAGTVPMSMRQDPMAAAAELIVLLESLCKRPKDFLSYDGQCNGFAVESLSGSLVCTVGEISSWPSASNVIPGQVTFTVDLRAIDDMGREAVLYELSDRMYQICEKRSVSCTIERKHDANAVICDTELSTQLKSATYSTLKRMAGEIQGDVPVLMSGAGHDAMAMSHLTKVGMLFVRCRGGISHSPAEHVLDEDVWAAGLAILAFLETHL
- the LOC117925671 gene encoding allantoate deiminase 2 isoform X1, with product MAHSYVRRISKPQMMIVVVTSSSSIFSFCFALSLLAFFASAHILTDTEGNNSDLFPEVLREEAVARLYELGKVSDAEGYLERTFLSPASIRAGNLIREWMEDAGLRTWIDQMGNVHGRVEGMNPSADALLIGSHLDTVVDAGIFDGSLGIISAISALKVLNITAKLQKLRRPIEVIAFSDEEGVRFQSTFLGSAAVAGVLPASALQISDKSGVTVQNALMDNSIEATEETLSQLKYDPKSVWGYVEVHIEQGPVLEGIGLPLAVVKGIAGQTRLKVTVRGSQGHAGTVPMSMRQDPMAAAAELIVLLESLCKRPKDFLSYDGQCNGFAVESLSGSLVCTVGEISSWPSASNVIPGQVTFTVDLRAIDDMGREAVLYELSDRMYQICEKRSVSCTIERKHDANAVICDTELSTQLKSATYSTLKRMAGEIQGDVPVLMSGAGHDAMAMSHLTKVGMLFVRCRGGISHSPAEHVLDEDVWAAGLAILAFLETHL